In Methanofollis aquaemaris, the genomic window GACTCGGTTGAGGAAGGAGTCTTTGAGGGGATTGACCTTGACGAGACGGTCATCCTCGCAAGCGTCTTCATCGCACCCGACGCGGAGGACTACAGCAAGATTTACCGGTACAACTATGGCGCCACCAAACTTGCCATCACTCGTGCCATCCAGAAGTTCCCTGACACCGAGACCCTCCTCTACGAGAAGGACCGGTCCACCCACGCTGTCATGGGCTTCAAGGTCCAGCGTCTCTGGAACCCGCCGTACCTCCAGGTCGCCATGGACCTCGTGGACATGGCAAAGGTCGAGGCCGTGCTCACTGCGGTCCCGAAGAACGACCATGTCCTCTTCGAGGCCGGCACCCCGCTGATCAAGCAGTTCGGGCTGAATGTCCTCTCCGAGATCAGGAAGATCCGGCCGGACGCCTTCATCATCGCCGACCTCAAGACCCTCGACACCGGCAACCTGGAGGCCCGGATGGCCTCTGACGCCGGTGCCGACGCCGTCGTCATCTCCGGTCTCGCCCCGACCGCCACCATCGAGAAGGCGATCGAAGAGACGAAGAAGACCGGCATCTACTCGGTCATCGACATGCTCAATGTCAAGGATCCGGTCGCACTGATCAGGGAACTGAAGGTCAAGCCGGACATCGTCGAACTCCACCGCGCCATCGACGCCGAGGGCGACGAATATTCCTGGGGCAACATCCCGGCGATCAAGGAGGCCGCAGGCGGCAAACTCCTCGTCGCCACCGCAGGCGGGGTCAGGCAGCACGTCGTGCAGAAGGCCCTCGACTCTGGCGCCGACATCCTGGTCGTCGGCCGTGCGATCACCGCGAGCAAGGATATCGGTCATGCCGCCGACGAGTTCCTCGAGCGGATGGACAACCCGGAGATCGATCAGTTCCGGATTATGACCGATTTCTAAATCTCTTTTTTTTGCTCCTGATCCAGCATGCTCTCTGTCGGAGGGCGACCATTGTATCTCCGTACCGAAGCCCGGTCGCGTGCGGGGGTCGGGGAGACGGCAGAGCGGCAGATCAGATGAGATGATCGCATCATCAGTCGACCGGTGCCTGACCTCGCCGCCGGATGCCGGTTCGGAGGGTTATTTTTTCCAA contains:
- a CDS encoding bifunctional 5,6,7,8-tetrahydromethanopterin hydro-lyase/3-hexulose-6-phosphate synthase, which translates into the protein MYLIGEALVGTGAELAHIDLVMGDKNGPVGMAFANGMSQLSAGHTPLLAVVRPNLLTKPATLIIPKVTLKKGEQVNEIFGPAQAAVAKAVADSVEEGVFEGIDLDETVILASVFIAPDAEDYSKIYRYNYGATKLAITRAIQKFPDTETLLYEKDRSTHAVMGFKVQRLWNPPYLQVAMDLVDMAKVEAVLTAVPKNDHVLFEAGTPLIKQFGLNVLSEIRKIRPDAFIIADLKTLDTGNLEARMASDAGADAVVISGLAPTATIEKAIEETKKTGIYSVIDMLNVKDPVALIRELKVKPDIVELHRAIDAEGDEYSWGNIPAIKEAAGGKLLVATAGGVRQHVVQKALDSGADILVVGRAITASKDIGHAADEFLERMDNPEIDQFRIMTDF